CACAAGTATCGAATTGCCGCGTTATCGTTTTCCTGCCTTTAAAGACCCAAAACAAGGCGATGTAGTTGTATTTCGCTTTCCACATCCAGAATTAATGCGCAGCCAGCTAGGCCTCGATTATATCAAACGATGCGTTGCAGTTGCAGGACAAACATTGGAAGTTAAAAATAAAGAACTTTTTGTCGACGGCGTTAAATTTTCCGATCAGTTCAATCTACCGGGTGTTCATTTCGATCTGCAATCGCAGTCGGAAGGATACGTTTTCCCGCGTGCTATGGGAACGGGCGACAATTTCGGTCCGTTCAGGGTGCCGGCTGAAGGTGACGTCATCAATATCCGCGCCGATATGATCGATTTGATCCAATACCTGGCATTACGCGACGGTAAAAAATTTGAACGGCGTTCGGACGGATATTATGTGGATGGAGCCAAAACGGATCATTATGTAGTGCGACAAAATTATTATTTCATGATGGGCGACAATCGCGATAACAGCCTCGATAGCCGTTATTGGGGGCCGGTTCCACGCGACCATATCATGGGTGAAGGCTTGCTCATTTATTGGTCCAATGTTGAAGCGGCGAAGCAAACGTCGTACGTGATGAAACTTTTTTCAACATTGAATCTCACAAAAGTTAACTGGCGCCGTATCGGTACCGTTATACATTAAGAAGTTATTGCATGGAAGATGCACAGAAAGCGGTTGCGCTTAATCAGGAGTTGGCCATTAATTCCTCCGAGCAAAATATCAGCCCGTCAGAGGTGGGAGCGAATTCTAAATCCAGAAAAAAAGAAAAAAGCACAACGTACGAACTTTTTCAAATTCTGATTTACGCCCTGCTGTTTGCCTACATCGTCCGGACGTTTTTTATACAAGGATTCAAAATTCCAACCGGCTCAATGGAAGATACGTTGCTGGTGGGCGATTTCCTATTGGTCAATAAATTTATTTATGGCGCTACAACGCCGGAGACGCTTCCTTTGACGGATATTGAAATTCCGCAATGGCGGCTTCCGGCAATTCGCGATCCCAAGCCCGGCGACGTGATTGTATTTAAATTTCCTCCCGATCCCACGGTGGATTACATCAAACGATGTGTCGGCGTGGCGGGTCAAACCGTTGAAATCAGGGACAAGGCCGTATTGGTTGACGGGCATCCGTTCTCTGAAGTTATCCAACCGGAAGGATTAAAATTCGAAGATCCGGAAATCATTCCTCGCAATAAAGGTTATGAGTCGATGTATCCCAAAGACGCAGGGAGCCGCGATAATTATGGACCCGTTACTATTCCTGACGGTTATGTTTTTGTCTTAGGCGATAATCGCGATCGAAGTTACGACAGCCGGCAATGGGGATTTGTCCCGCGTGAAAATATTATCGGAAAAGCATTGTTTGTTTTTTGGTCGAACGCATCCGATAATAACCTCGATGTACGGTGGGATCGTATTGGAAAGATGATTAATTGATCGTTTATGAAATTTCATACAGAATACCTCTGGTTCAATACCAAAGAACATCGCGAATACATTAATATTACCGATGCCGTTCAAAAAGCGGTTAACCAATCCGGAATCGCCGAGGGAATGGTGCTCGTTTCAGCCATGCACATTACAGCCGGCGTGTATGTCAATGACGCTGAATCAGGGCTGATTCAAGATATTGATCGTTGGCTTGAAAAGTTAGCTCCCTTTAATAAAGATTATCTCCACCATCGTACCGGCGAAGACAACGGCGATGCCCACCTCAAAAGCCTCTTGATTCATCATGAAGTAATCGTGCCGGTTACTAAAAGCCAGCTTGATTTCGGACCGTGGCAGCAAATCTATTACGCTGAATTCGACGGGCAACGTCGCAAACGCGTTATCATCAAAGTCATGGGCGAATGACGAATTCATTTAAATGCGATGCCGCTATTATCGGTGGAGGAATTGCCGGACTCTTCATTCTCGACCGATTAAAATCCGAAGGCTACAACGCAATTTTACTTGAAAAAAATTCTATCGGTTACGGACAAACACTCGCGTCCCAGGGGATGATCCATAGCGGTATCAAGTACCGCCTGGATGGCTCTGATCCTGAAATCTCAAAACAGCTTGTAGAAGTATCTCAGCGATGGACTGATTTTTTTTCAGGTTCTGTTCAGCCCGATTTATCGTCAAGTACCGTCCATTCAACCAAACAATATCTTTGGACAAAAAATGTTTTGTTGGATAAACTGGCGTTGAAAGTCGTTCCGATGTTTATGAATAAAGGCGCGCATAAATTGCCCGAGGCCGAACAACCGCCGGCATTCAAGTTATGCGGCTACAATAACGACGTTTATGAAATCAGCGAAACGGTCATGGACGTCAAAAGCGTATGCAATTATTTTTTTCAAAAACATTTCTCTTCCATTTATTGGGGTACGGCCGACGATTTTCAATTGAACAGTAACGGAAGTATCCGATCCATTCAAACCGATAACATAACGATTGAAGCGGGAGCATTTTTTATTTCGTCGGGCAGCGCGAATGAAACGTTTGGGAAAACGCTCAAACTTTTGAACATTGCACAGCGGCGTCCGCTCAGGCAGTTCATGATTCGGGGAAAATTGCCATTGTTATATGGACATTGTGTTACATCACAACCGAAACCTTTGTTTTCGATAACGTCGCATCCCTACAAAAATGAAACGATCTGGTATCTGGGTGGTAACGTTGCCGAACCGCTTGATGGTAAGGGCGGCTATCAAACCCCAACAGAAATTTTCAAATTATTATTTCAGGTTTTTCCTTTTGCCAAGATGATGATTGACAGTTGGGCGACCTATACCATCGATCGCGCGGAAGCAAAAACTGCCGACGGACGTCTTCCTAACGAACCTACGCTGATGCATCATCAGAACCTCGCTTTGTGCTGGCCGACAAAATTGGTTTATGCGCCGGTATTGGCTGACCATGCATGCAATTTTATGAGAAAGATAGCGTCGCCATCGTTTCAAAAAACATCGCAACAGCTTTCATTGAATAAACCTAAACTTGGCGAATATCCATGGGAAAAGACAGAATGGCAACCGTTTAAACAAGAAAGTTATTGATGAGTCTTCCGCAAATTGAATTCGGAACCACGGGATTTAAAGTCAGTCCTCTCGGTGTCGGTGCGGTCAAATGGGGAAGAACCGAAGGATTGAAACATACACATTTCAAACTTCCGGATGATCGAACAATCATTCAACTTCTTGAAATGGCGATTGAAGCCGGCATCAATGTTCTGGACACCGCAGCAGCCTATGGCATTTCCGAGATGCGAATCGGTAAATTACTCGAACCTTTTCGCGGTCATTTTCACATCTTTACTAAAGCCGGCGAAATTTTTGAAAATGGAAAATCACGTTGGGATTTTTCGGATGCCGGCATTCGAACAAGTGTCGAAAAAAGTCTTATTGATTTAAAAATTGAAACGCTGGATTTACTCACACTCCACTGTTCTCCCAACGATGTTGAAACTCTGAAAAATTCACCGGCATTGTCGTGTATGGCCGAATTGAAAGCGGAAGGCAAAGCTCGTAACATCGGTGTATCAAGCACCACCGTAGAGGGCGGACTATACGCGTTACCGCTCGTCGATGTCATCATGGTTGCGTGGAATCCGGGTTTTACGGACCATCAGCAGGTGATTGAAAAAGCGGCTACACTCAAAAAAGGAATATTGATCAAAAAAGCATTGAATTCGGGTAATATGGAACAGCACGTTAATTCAGCCGAGTACGGTTTAAAATCAGCTTTCGGTTTGCCGGGAAAACCGCTTGTGCTGGTCGGAACTATAAATCCGGATCACCTTCGTGAAAACATTCTGATTGCTACACGCTATTTTTCTACAACAATCAAGAATTAAAAAACCGTATAAAAAAAGCAATTGCTATACTTTTTTTTTTTAATTACTTTAGTCCCGCTTGTCTGAAATATTGATTGAAATTTTATTTTAAAATAAAAGGAGTTGTTATGCCGTTTACATTGCCTTCACTCCCTTATCCTTATGATGCTTTAGAACCACATTTTGATAAAATGACGATGGAAATTCATCATTCCAAACATCACCAGGCGTATATTAATAATGCCAATGCTGCGTTGGAGAAACATGCCAATTTACAATCCAAAACTGCCGAACAATTGATTGCCGATCTGAATTCAGTACCTGAAGATATTCGCACCGTCATTCGTAACAACGCCGGCGGACATGCCAATCATAGTTTTTTCTGGACGGTTCTCGCTCCGAAAGCCGGTGGAACTCCCAAGGGCGATCTCGCCGATGCAATTAACAAAAAATTTGGCAGCTTTGATAATTTCAAAGCGGAATTTACTAAAGCCGCTACGACGCGTTTCGGTAGCGGTTGGGCTTGGCTGGCTGTCGATAAAAGCGGCAATCTTGTCATTACCAGTACGGCTAATCAGGATAGCCCGATTTCCGAAGGTATGAAGCCAGTGCTCGGATTGGACGTTTGGGAACATGCCTATTATCTGAAATACCAGAATCGCCGTCCGGATTATATCACGGCTTTCTGGAATGTAGTGAATT
The nucleotide sequence above comes from bacterium. Encoded proteins:
- the lepB gene encoding signal peptidase I translates to MAYVKNDKTKMAKTVQAKAKGAQVERSFQDRFVENVKSIAWALCVFYFVQTFFLQAFSIPTSSMEKTLLVGDFLFVNKFVYGAQTPENIPFTSIELPRYRFPAFKDPKQGDVVVFRFPHPELMRSQLGLDYIKRCVAVAGQTLEVKNKELFVDGVKFSDQFNLPGVHFDLQSQSEGYVFPRAMGTGDNFGPFRVPAEGDVINIRADMIDLIQYLALRDGKKFERRSDGYYVDGAKTDHYVVRQNYYFMMGDNRDNSLDSRYWGPVPRDHIMGEGLLIYWSNVEAAKQTSYVMKLFSTLNLTKVNWRRIGTVIH
- the lepB gene encoding signal peptidase I, translating into MEDAQKAVALNQELAINSSEQNISPSEVGANSKSRKKEKSTTYELFQILIYALLFAYIVRTFFIQGFKIPTGSMEDTLLVGDFLLVNKFIYGATTPETLPLTDIEIPQWRLPAIRDPKPGDVIVFKFPPDPTVDYIKRCVGVAGQTVEIRDKAVLVDGHPFSEVIQPEGLKFEDPEIIPRNKGYESMYPKDAGSRDNYGPVTIPDGYVFVLGDNRDRSYDSRQWGFVPRENIIGKALFVFWSNASDNNLDVRWDRIGKMIN
- a CDS encoding secondary thiamine-phosphate synthase enzyme YjbQ, producing the protein MKFHTEYLWFNTKEHREYINITDAVQKAVNQSGIAEGMVLVSAMHITAGVYVNDAESGLIQDIDRWLEKLAPFNKDYLHHRTGEDNGDAHLKSLLIHHEVIVPVTKSQLDFGPWQQIYYAEFDGQRRKRVIIKVMGE
- a CDS encoding FAD-dependent oxidoreductase translates to MTNSFKCDAAIIGGGIAGLFILDRLKSEGYNAILLEKNSIGYGQTLASQGMIHSGIKYRLDGSDPEISKQLVEVSQRWTDFFSGSVQPDLSSSTVHSTKQYLWTKNVLLDKLALKVVPMFMNKGAHKLPEAEQPPAFKLCGYNNDVYEISETVMDVKSVCNYFFQKHFSSIYWGTADDFQLNSNGSIRSIQTDNITIEAGAFFISSGSANETFGKTLKLLNIAQRRPLRQFMIRGKLPLLYGHCVTSQPKPLFSITSHPYKNETIWYLGGNVAEPLDGKGGYQTPTEIFKLLFQVFPFAKMMIDSWATYTIDRAEAKTADGRLPNEPTLMHHQNLALCWPTKLVYAPVLADHACNFMRKIASPSFQKTSQQLSLNKPKLGEYPWEKTEWQPFKQESY
- a CDS encoding aldo/keto reductase, which gives rise to MSLPQIEFGTTGFKVSPLGVGAVKWGRTEGLKHTHFKLPDDRTIIQLLEMAIEAGINVLDTAAAYGISEMRIGKLLEPFRGHFHIFTKAGEIFENGKSRWDFSDAGIRTSVEKSLIDLKIETLDLLTLHCSPNDVETLKNSPALSCMAELKAEGKARNIGVSSTTVEGGLYALPLVDVIMVAWNPGFTDHQQVIEKAATLKKGILIKKALNSGNMEQHVNSAEYGLKSAFGLPGKPLVLVGTINPDHLRENILIATRYFSTTIKN
- a CDS encoding superoxide dismutase; translated protein: MPFTLPSLPYPYDALEPHFDKMTMEIHHSKHHQAYINNANAALEKHANLQSKTAEQLIADLNSVPEDIRTVIRNNAGGHANHSFFWTVLAPKAGGTPKGDLADAINKKFGSFDNFKAEFTKAATTRFGSGWAWLAVDKSGNLVITSTANQDSPISEGMKPVLGLDVWEHAYYLKYQNRRPDYITAFWNVVNWDKAAEYYKAAK